The Mycolicibacterium smegmatis genome has a window encoding:
- a CDS encoding DUF417 family protein produces MTITAADRVLADRITTTGQMICRYGLVIVLAWIGVGKYVKMESRVLIEHSPLMSWLYDFLSVTAVAYCLGTAEIVAAILIAARPFSARATVIGSAMAIVLFLGTLSFLFTTPGVIATHAGPIPVLSGMPGQFLLKDLVLIGVSVWSLGEALHARAQ; encoded by the coding sequence ATGACCATCACCGCCGCGGACCGTGTGCTCGCAGATCGCATCACCACAACCGGGCAGATGATCTGCCGGTACGGCCTGGTGATCGTGCTCGCCTGGATCGGGGTGGGCAAGTACGTGAAGATGGAGAGCCGCGTGCTCATCGAGCACAGCCCGCTGATGAGCTGGCTGTACGACTTCCTCAGCGTCACCGCGGTCGCGTACTGCCTGGGCACCGCTGAGATCGTCGCCGCGATTCTCATTGCTGCGCGCCCGTTTTCGGCACGTGCGACGGTGATCGGCAGCGCGATGGCCATCGTGCTGTTCCTCGGCACGCTGAGCTTCCTGTTCACCACCCCCGGCGTCATCGCGACCCATGCGGGTCCGATTCCGGTGCTGTCCGGGATGCCGGGGCAGTTCCTGCTCAAAGACCTTGTGCTGATCGGGGTCTCGGTGTGGAGCCTCGGAGAGGCCCTGCATGCCCGCGCGCAGTGA